One region of Diabrotica undecimpunctata isolate CICGRU chromosome 6, icDiaUnde3, whole genome shotgun sequence genomic DNA includes:
- the LOC140443674 gene encoding phenoloxidase 1-like produces the protein MSTSAKKNVVKLFDRPKELVIMPKGDDKTVFDVPSDYIPDQYKNVGNQIVSRFGEEADGGKIPVNTISIPPLGEILELKRDENFSLFLPKHRKIAGQLINIYIGMRNADDLLSVAVYTRDRVNPYLFNYALSVALLHRSDTQDVDLPSFIRSFPDKYVDSKVFAKAREEANIVPTNSRTPIEIPRDFTASNLEPEHRLAYFREDLGINLHHWHWHLVYPFEAAFDVVNKNRRGELFYYMHQQIVARYNYERLCHGLKRVERFIDWRNAIPEAYFPKLDSLVSSRSWPARVANQKLSNLRRETDQITQDIDDLERWRDRIFDAIHSGNARRPDGTTVELTENEGIDILGNMIESSILSPNREFYGDMHNMGHVFISYIHDPDHRHLESFGVMGDSATAMRDPVFYRWHAYVDDIFQQFKSTLPRYTENQLNNPGVTIESISIESGGATNTLNTFWQQSDVDLSRGMDFQPRGPVFIRFTHLNHQAYNYRIVVNNSGAAKQGTCRIFMAPKFDERGNPWLFRDQKNMFIELDRFKVNLKQGQNTITRASSESSVTIPFDRTFRDLDTSRPDGGNNLAQFNFCGCGWPQHMLIPMGNTDNPGFRSELFVMISNIDDDRIDQDTTGICNDADSFCGVKDRLYPDRRSMGYPFDRQPRQGIDTLQQFLTPNMRVQDVVIKFSNRTFRPRQNN, from the exons ATGTCTACCAGCGCTAAGAAAAATGTTGTCAAGCTCTTTGACAGGCCAAAAGAGTTGGTTATTATGCCAAAAGGAGATGACAAAACTGTATTTGACGTTCCTAGTGACTATATC CCAGATCAATACAAAAATGTTGGAAATCAAATTGTATCTCGATTTGGCGAAGAAGCTGATGGGGGTAAAATTCCTGTCAATACTATTTCTATACCTCCCTTGGGTGAGATTTTGGAATTAAAGAGAGACGAGAATTTCTCTCTTTTTTTGCCAAAACACAGAAAAATTGCCGGACAACTTATTAACATTTACATAG GAATGCGCAACGCTGATGATCTTCTCTCAGTAGCTGTATATACCAGGGATCGTGTTAATCCATACCTCTTTAACTATGCTCTTTCGGTTGCACTGTTGCATAGATCTGACACGCAGGACGTAGATTTGCCGTCTTTCATTAGATCGTTTCCCGACAAATATGTAGATAGTAAAGTATTCGCCAAGGCTAGGGAAGAAGCTAACATTGTGCCTACAAATTCACGG aCACCAATTGAAATACCGAGAGATTTTACTGCTTCTAACCTGGAACCAGAACACCGTTTAGCTTACTTCAGAGAAGATTTGGGAATCAATCTCCACCATTGGCATTGGCATTTGGTTTATCCATTCGAAGCTGCTTTCGATGTTGTCAATAAGAATCGTCGTGGAGAACTTTTCTATTACATGCATCAACAAATTGTTGCTAG atATAACTATGAACGTCTGTGCCATGGGTTAAAACGTGTCGAAAGATTTATTGACTGGAGAAATGCAATCCCAGAAGCTTATTTCCCAAAACTAGACAGCTTAGTGTCCAGCAGATCTTGGCCCGCTCGTGTAGCTAACCAGAAACTCTCCAACCTAAGAAGAGAAACTGATCAGATAACTCAAGATATTGATGATCTTGAAAGGTGGAGGGACAGAATCTTTGATGCTATACACTCGGGAAATGCTAGAAGG CCTGACGGAACTACTGTTGAACTTACTGAAAACGAAGGTATTGATATTTTGGGAAATATGATTGAATCCAGTATTCTTTCTCCCAACAGAGAATTCTACGGTGACATGCACAATATGGGACacgtttttatttcttatattcaCGATCCAGATCACAGACATCTT GAATCATTTGGTGTCATGGGTGACTCAGCTACAGCTATGCGTGATCCTGTATTCTATAGATGGCATGCTTACGTCGATGATATCTTCCAGCAATTCAAGTCTACATTACCAAGATATACAGAAAACCAG ctAAATAATCCTGGAGTCACTATTGAAAGTATTAGTATAGAATCAGGAGGTGCAACTAACACCTTAAATACATTCTGGCAACAATCTGATGTAGATCTCTCCCGAGGTATGGACTTCCAACCACGTGGCCCTGTCTTCATCAGATTTACTCACCTTAACCATCAGGCATACAATTACCGTATCGTTGTAAATAACTCCGGAGCTGCCAAACAAGGAACTTGCAGAATATTTATGGCTCCCAAATTTGATGAAAGGGGAAATCCATGGTTGTTTAGAGATCAAAAGAATATGTTTATTGAACTGGACAGATTCAAAGTTAATT taaagcAAGGTCAGAACACAATTACTCGCGCTTCGTCTGAGTCATCTGTTACTATTCCATTTGACAGAACCTTTAGAGACTTGGACACAAGCAGACCTGATGGCGGCAACAACTTGGCTCAATTCAACTTCTGCGGTTGCGGATGGCCACAACACATGTTGATTCCAATGGGCAATACCGACAATCCAGGATTTAGATCCGAGCTCTTCGTAATGATTTCGAATATCGATGATGACAGG ATTGACCAAGACACTACTGGAATTTGCAACGATGCTGACTCATTCTGTGGTGTGAAGGATCGTTTGTACCCCGACCGTCGTTCAATGGGATATCCATTTGACAGACAACCTAGACAAGGAATTGACACTTTGCAGCAGTTCCTTACGCCGAATATGAGAGTTCAAGATGTCGTCATTAAATTTTCCAACAGGACATTCAGACCACGacagaataattaa